In Acinonyx jubatus isolate Ajub_Pintada_27869175 chromosome A3, VMU_Ajub_asm_v1.0, whole genome shotgun sequence, a genomic segment contains:
- the MRPL19 gene encoding 39S ribosomal protein L19, mitochondrial: MAASVAGACGAARDLSRSFRAARGLLPALASVTWRARVGPCRQQSTGPSEPGAFKPPPKPVIVDKRGPPRQERRFLSPEFIPPRGRTNPLKFQMERKDMLERRKILHIPEFYVGSILRVTTADPYASGKTSRFLGICIQRSGAGLGATFILRNTIEGQGVEICFELYNPRIQEIQVVKLEKRLDDSLLYLRDALPEYSTFDMNMKPVVQETSHDVPVNQLKVKMKPKPWSKRWERPKFNIKGIRFDLCLTEEQMKEAQKWSQPWLEFDMMREYDTSKIEASIWHEIEASRKS; the protein is encoded by the exons ATGGCGGCCTCCGTTGCTGGGGCTTGCGGGGCCGCAAGGGACCTGTCTCGAAGTTTTCGAGCCGCCAGGGGGCTGCTTCCTGCGCTAGCCTCCGTCACCTGGC GGGCCCGCGTGGGGCCGTGCCGACAGCAGAGCACCGGACCTTCGGAGCCGGGCGCGTTCAAGCCGCCGCCGAAACCGGTCATTGTGGACAAGCGCGGTCCCCCTCGTCAGGAAAGGAG GTTCTTGAGTCCTGAATTTATTCCTCCAAGAGGAAGAACAAATCCTCTGAAATTtcagatggaaagaaaagatatGTTAGAGAGGAGAAAAATACTCCACATTCCAGAGTTCTATGTTG GAAGCATACTTCGTGTTACTACAGCTGACCCATATGCCAGCGGAAAAACCAGCCGGTTTCTAGGGATCTGTATCCAGAGATCAGGAGCAGGCCTTGGAGCTACTTTTATCCTTAGGAATACTATCGAAGGACAAG GTGTTGAGATTTGCTTTGAACTTTATAATCCTCGAATCCAAGAGATCCAAGTGGTCAAATTAGAGAAACGGCTGGACGATAGTTTGCTATACTTACGAGATGCCCTTCCTGAATATAGCACTTTTGATATGAATATGAAGCCAGTCGTACAAGAAACTAGCCACGACGTTCCTGTTAATCAG ctgaaagtaaaaatgaagccTAAGCCCTGGTCCAAACGCTGGGAACGtccaaaatttaatattaaaggaATCAGATTTGATCTTTGTTTGACTGAAGAGCAAATGAAAGAAGCTCAGAAGTGGAGTCAGCCGTGGCTTGAGTTTGATATGATGAGGGAATATGACACTTCAAAAATTGAAGCTTCAATATGGCATGAAATTGAAGCATCGAGAAAATCCTGA